A stretch of the Cellulomonas sp. WB94 genome encodes the following:
- a CDS encoding copper resistance protein CopC, whose product MRARSTVTRIGLAGLVAALAVLVGPVPAAQAHAFLAGSSPADGQVLVDPPAQVRLDFSESVVLSATRIDVVDATGRHLDLAGLRIESGADAADLEQPVEVVVDVPAMDHGAYRVSWSTLSSDDLHATEGVLVFGVGQAVTAGGLDEPSPRPVEATLRWLLLLGLSGALGGPLALRLLVRADGSDRAASFARRAASGGAVGGAVVAVLLLVDQLTASGADPVRLLGGDYGGRWAVREVGLVVLAVSGLSRVRASRRHALLLAAGATLACLGTAVLGHSAGGGGLDLTRIAASAAHLAAATTWSGCLTVLTVAVVLSARGGPAARLVGSRALRAFGPPAAVCVSVMVVTGVYLSSGVVGSVDAALGTSYGRALLLKVGLAAVVGALALVNTSRLHRAGGSRTQSTQSTPRLPRRTILAEAVLGLVVLGLAAVLTSGQPAMEPQLVQSANGPTDGPVVRQVVDLQETLDIRPNRPGPNVVIVEVFDTRRPAPAPVRTVEVTVAAADGTVGTPAPAEPLGNGRWSVNVTLASAGSAQVQVVAHRDGLADAAVDYPWSIGSLTGPPIARVSTAPIRAQLRAAALAVSLAVLLAWWAALAVAERRRSSRTDPTGDAAASVLPDERTIRGRT is encoded by the coding sequence GTGCGTGCGCGGTCGACCGTGACGCGGATCGGTCTGGCAGGTCTGGTCGCGGCCCTGGCGGTGCTCGTCGGCCCGGTGCCGGCCGCCCAGGCGCACGCGTTCCTGGCTGGCAGCAGTCCTGCCGACGGGCAGGTGCTCGTGGATCCGCCGGCCCAGGTCCGCCTGGACTTCAGTGAGTCGGTCGTGCTGAGTGCGACGCGCATCGACGTCGTGGACGCCACCGGCCGGCACCTGGACCTGGCGGGCCTGCGGATCGAGTCGGGCGCCGACGCCGCCGACCTCGAGCAGCCCGTCGAGGTCGTCGTGGACGTGCCGGCGATGGATCACGGTGCGTACCGGGTGTCCTGGTCGACGCTGTCGAGCGACGACCTGCACGCGACCGAGGGGGTGCTCGTCTTCGGCGTCGGTCAGGCCGTGACTGCGGGCGGGCTCGACGAGCCGTCGCCGCGACCGGTCGAGGCGACGCTGCGCTGGTTGCTCCTGCTCGGGCTGTCGGGAGCGCTGGGCGGCCCGCTCGCGCTGCGTCTCCTGGTGCGCGCGGATGGGTCGGACCGGGCCGCGTCGTTCGCGCGTCGGGCGGCGTCCGGCGGTGCCGTCGGCGGTGCCGTCGTCGCGGTGCTCCTGCTCGTCGACCAGCTGACCGCCAGCGGAGCAGACCCGGTCCGGCTGCTCGGCGGCGACTACGGCGGGCGGTGGGCAGTCCGCGAGGTGGGCCTCGTGGTCCTCGCGGTGTCGGGACTGAGCCGGGTACGCGCGTCCCGGCGTCACGCGCTGCTGCTCGCGGCCGGTGCGACGCTCGCCTGCCTCGGTACCGCCGTGCTCGGGCACTCGGCAGGCGGCGGCGGGCTGGATCTCACGCGGATCGCGGCGTCGGCCGCGCATCTCGCTGCGGCGACCACGTGGTCGGGATGCCTTACGGTCCTCACCGTCGCCGTGGTCCTGTCCGCGCGGGGCGGCCCGGCGGCGCGGCTCGTCGGCAGCCGGGCACTCCGCGCCTTCGGGCCGCCCGCCGCCGTGTGCGTGAGCGTCATGGTCGTGACGGGGGTCTACCTGAGCAGCGGGGTGGTGGGCTCGGTCGACGCGGCACTTGGCACAAGCTACGGACGTGCTCTCCTGCTCAAGGTCGGCCTGGCAGCAGTCGTCGGAGCGCTCGCCCTGGTCAACACGTCCCGGCTGCACCGTGCGGGCGGGTCGCGCACGCAGAGCACGCAGAGCACGCCGCGCCTCCCGCGACGCACCATCCTGGCCGAGGCCGTCCTGGGGCTCGTGGTGCTCGGGCTCGCCGCGGTCCTCACCAGCGGTCAGCCCGCCATGGAGCCGCAGCTCGTGCAGAGCGCGAACGGTCCGACCGACGGCCCGGTCGTCCGTCAGGTCGTCGACCTGCAGGAGACCCTCGACATCCGGCCCAACCGGCCCGGACCGAACGTCGTCATCGTCGAGGTCTTCGACACGCGTCGGCCCGCGCCCGCGCCCGTGCGCACGGTCGAGGTCACCGTCGCCGCTGCGGACGGGACGGTCGGGACGCCCGCACCGGCGGAGCCGCTGGGCAACGGGCGGTGGTCGGTCAACGTGACGCTGGCGAGCGCGGGGAGCGCGCAGGTGCAGGTCGTTGCGCATCGCGACGGGCTGGCCGACGCCGCGGTCGACTATCCGTGGTCGATCGGCAGCCTGACGGGCCCGCCGATCGCCCGCGTGTCCACGGCGCCGATCCGTGCCCAGCTGAGGGCCGCGGCGCTCGCGGTGTCCCTCGCTGTCCTGCTCGCCTGGTGGGCCGCGCTGGCCGTCGCGGAGCGTCGCAGAAGCTCCCGGACCGATCCGACAGGCGACGCAGCGGCGTCCGTGCTGCCCGACGAGCGGACGATCAGGGGTCGGACGTAG
- a CDS encoding multicopper oxidase domain-containing protein — MTLVQWAESSTTRPSRRRRTVGAGVVSLALAVALVGASTPASAVPTRLPASVPAVVPATAHGAELHAAAAGKLAPQGCTRSGTTATCDLYAMTGTASLLGQEIPIWGFSPSGAAGTATAPGPLLVVAQGDTVSVVLHNGLAEPVSLAFPGQPASAFTAGLSAQAEETGAAPGTTQTYTFTAARAGTFLYEAGHTSGGARQVAMGLGGALVVQAPDGTAYGSPAGYPSTAYDDAAVVVLSEVDPALNAAPATFDMRSFHPAYRLINGKPYPSTDPISTDQGHSVLLRYVNVGSSTHVMSLLGADQTQVAEGGHPRQFAENAVVVAVGPGMTADTVVTMPTGPEAKIALYEAAGHLDNDGQSTADPLSLAFGGMLTFLDTAAPPPSTDLVGPVSTNVVAAPNPSDGLAPVVVTADLSDATTGGSPVTQAELVIDDAVTVGVGFGTPMTGAFGGVDVVGASGTITPAVLAALDAGKHTVFVRALDSAGNWGVVGGVILNLPKVGPQTVNGTVSPTPADGTLDVAVSATGDDTTAEGTITDAEYFLDTLGAAGTGATLTRNRTATVVSEDATIPAATVHALGEGVHHVLVRSKDSLGLWGPELDIPLTVDLTGPGVEAASVGPNPTNGVLTDRSQPGYLVVSARITDRDAGGGLQSVVSDAEGFLDPNAGIPAGGTDFQMIAVDGLMDSQTETVYGLIPISQIRPLADGTHHVLVRGQDAAGNWGALFGIDLVVDKAAPVLGAVVGTPNPTLGAASLTLTAPVNEVSFAAAEFWLGTTDPGAGKATRVPVSLVGTSIVATVPLATIALGAQRFNLRVQDLAGNWSNAVSTTVTVSRPNAIFSDTFDSGTFAAWSAFTGGVAVTSAAGIPVGGANRGLQVTLPGGSANRLSYVTDTSPTGETGYHAQFSLNPNTLTSGSVASTVLTLFEARTAAGGQVLAVQFHRTGAGVNQVRTVMARSGAAALTGTWVTLPSGSHTVRVDWLAGPATGAAAGSLRLLLDGSVVSTQTGNSSTLLVDTAVLGVTAGVTSTAGSTMRGSAYIDSFVSTRYTMP, encoded by the coding sequence ATGACTCTCGTCCAGTGGGCTGAATCGTCGACCACCCGCCCGAGCAGGCGCCGACGCACGGTCGGCGCGGGCGTCGTGAGCCTCGCGCTCGCGGTCGCCCTGGTGGGCGCGTCCACCCCGGCGTCGGCAGTGCCGACGCGGCTGCCCGCGAGCGTGCCGGCCGTCGTGCCGGCCACGGCGCACGGTGCCGAGCTGCACGCCGCCGCGGCGGGCAAGCTCGCGCCGCAGGGCTGCACGAGGAGCGGGACGACCGCGACGTGCGACCTGTACGCGATGACCGGGACGGCGTCGCTGCTCGGGCAGGAGATCCCGATCTGGGGGTTCTCTCCCTCGGGCGCTGCCGGGACCGCGACCGCGCCCGGACCCTTGCTCGTGGTCGCGCAGGGCGACACCGTGTCCGTCGTCCTGCACAACGGGCTCGCCGAACCGGTGTCGCTGGCGTTCCCGGGCCAGCCCGCGTCCGCCTTCACCGCCGGCCTGTCGGCCCAGGCCGAGGAGACCGGCGCAGCACCCGGCACGACCCAGACCTACACGTTCACGGCCGCCCGTGCGGGGACGTTCCTCTACGAGGCGGGGCACACGTCGGGCGGTGCCCGGCAGGTCGCGATGGGGCTCGGCGGAGCCCTCGTCGTGCAGGCACCCGACGGCACGGCCTACGGCTCGCCCGCGGGCTACCCCAGCACCGCGTACGACGACGCCGCCGTCGTCGTGCTCAGCGAGGTCGACCCGGCGCTCAACGCGGCACCGGCGACGTTCGACATGCGCAGCTTCCACCCGGCGTACCGGCTCATCAACGGCAAGCCGTACCCGTCGACCGACCCGATCAGCACCGACCAGGGCCACAGTGTCCTGCTGCGCTACGTCAACGTCGGGTCGAGCACCCACGTCATGAGCCTGCTCGGGGCCGACCAGACGCAGGTCGCCGAGGGCGGGCACCCCCGGCAGTTCGCGGAGAACGCCGTCGTCGTCGCGGTCGGACCGGGCATGACGGCCGACACGGTCGTGACGATGCCCACCGGCCCGGAGGCCAAGATCGCGCTGTACGAGGCTGCGGGGCACCTGGACAACGACGGCCAGTCGACGGCCGACCCGCTGTCTCTCGCGTTCGGCGGCATGCTCACGTTCCTCGACACCGCCGCGCCACCGCCCAGCACCGATCTCGTCGGGCCGGTATCCACGAACGTCGTGGCCGCGCCCAACCCGTCGGACGGACTGGCGCCCGTCGTCGTGACCGCGGACCTCAGCGACGCCACCACGGGTGGCTCACCCGTGACGCAGGCGGAGCTCGTGATCGACGACGCCGTGACCGTCGGTGTCGGCTTCGGCACCCCGATGACCGGGGCCTTCGGCGGTGTGGACGTCGTCGGCGCCTCGGGCACGATCACCCCGGCCGTCCTGGCCGCGCTCGACGCAGGCAAGCACACCGTCTTCGTGCGCGCCCTCGACTCCGCAGGCAACTGGGGCGTCGTCGGCGGCGTGATCCTCAACCTGCCCAAGGTCGGGCCGCAGACGGTCAACGGCACGGTGAGCCCGACGCCGGCCGACGGGACCCTCGACGTGGCGGTCTCCGCCACCGGCGACGACACCACGGCCGAGGGCACCATCACCGACGCCGAGTACTTCCTCGACACGCTCGGCGCCGCGGGCACCGGCGCGACGTTGACCCGCAACCGCACGGCCACCGTCGTCTCGGAGGACGCGACCATCCCGGCCGCGACCGTGCACGCGCTCGGCGAGGGCGTGCACCACGTGCTCGTCCGCAGCAAGGACTCCCTCGGGCTGTGGGGCCCGGAGCTCGACATCCCCCTGACCGTGGACCTGACGGGTCCTGGAGTGGAGGCGGCCAGCGTCGGACCCAACCCGACGAACGGCGTGCTGACCGATCGGAGCCAGCCGGGGTACCTCGTCGTCTCGGCCCGGATCACGGACCGTGACGCTGGCGGCGGCCTCCAGAGCGTCGTCAGCGACGCGGAGGGCTTCCTCGACCCGAACGCGGGCATCCCCGCCGGCGGGACTGACTTCCAGATGATCGCCGTCGACGGGCTCATGGACAGCCAGACCGAGACGGTCTACGGGCTCATCCCGATCTCGCAGATCCGGCCGCTGGCCGACGGCACGCACCACGTGCTCGTCCGCGGCCAGGACGCTGCGGGCAACTGGGGTGCGCTGTTCGGGATCGACCTGGTCGTGGACAAGGCGGCGCCTGTGCTCGGGGCCGTGGTCGGCACACCGAACCCGACGCTCGGAGCTGCGAGCCTGACGCTCACAGCTCCGGTCAACGAGGTCTCCTTCGCCGCAGCCGAGTTCTGGCTCGGCACGACCGACCCCGGTGCGGGCAAGGCGACGCGGGTCCCGGTGAGCCTCGTCGGGACGAGCATCGTCGCCACGGTGCCGCTCGCGACGATCGCTCTCGGCGCGCAACGGTTCAACCTGCGGGTCCAGGACCTCGCAGGCAACTGGAGCAACGCGGTCAGCACGACAGTCACGGTCAGCCGCCCCAACGCGATCTTCTCCGACACGTTCGACTCGGGGACCTTCGCGGCCTGGTCGGCGTTCACCGGCGGTGTCGCGGTCACCTCGGCGGCGGGCATCCCCGTCGGCGGCGCGAACCGCGGCCTGCAGGTGACCCTGCCCGGTGGGTCCGCCAACCGGCTGAGCTACGTGACCGACACCTCACCGACCGGTGAGACCGGCTACCACGCGCAGTTCAGCCTCAACCCGAACACGCTGACCTCCGGCTCGGTCGCGAGCACCGTGCTCACGCTCTTCGAGGCGCGCACGGCGGCAGGCGGCCAGGTCCTCGCGGTGCAGTTCCACCGCACGGGTGCCGGCGTCAACCAGGTCCGGACCGTCATGGCCCGGTCGGGTGCCGCTGCTCTGACAGGCACGTGGGTGACGCTGCCGAGCGGTTCCCACACGGTCCGGGTGGACTGGCTGGCCGGCCCGGCGACGGGCGCCGCCGCGGGATCCCTGCGGCTGCTCCTGGACGGCTCGGTCGTCTCGACCCAGACCGGCAACTCGAGCACGCTCCTGGTCGACACTGCGGTCCTCGGTGTGACAGCCGGGGTCACGTCGACGGCGGGCTCCACGATGCGGGGCTCGGCGTACATCGACTCGTTCGTCTCGACCCGCTACACGATGCCGTAG
- a CDS encoding multicopper oxidase domain-containing protein yields MSPALRVSTRRLAVAATVLAVALAASVATLRPAEAATSEGLACDSNAQQTFSLTARDGYISTPDGNSIYMWSYSNSSRGFQLPGPTLCVTAGLPVTVILHNTLPEATSIVFPGQKNVKANGNPAQPQLDPGGSLTSLVQGAEARNGSVTYTFTPGSPGTYLYESGTDANKQLQMGLYGALVVRPSGHPDQVNDRADSVFSPAHEYVFLLSEIDPDLHLAVERSQPVRWATFHPRYYLINGRSMPDTLAPNYASWLPNQPYGAFVHIRQWDATSNPLPAVIRYLNAGTVNYPFHPHGSDERVVNKDGRTLAGPAGQDLSYEKFDLDVQPGQTVDALMDWRDVEQWDAATNPIPTQIPAITDQLLVGTDTWFSESPYLGTKNALPPTITSNNECGEYYHIAHSHALQQATNYGATFGGMMTVFRIDPLAGCLAK; encoded by the coding sequence ATGAGTCCCGCACTGCGTGTGAGCACCCGACGGCTCGCCGTCGCCGCGACGGTCCTGGCGGTGGCCCTGGCCGCATCCGTCGCGACGCTGCGCCCGGCCGAGGCCGCGACGTCCGAGGGTCTGGCGTGCGACAGCAACGCCCAGCAGACGTTCTCGTTGACCGCCCGGGACGGCTACATCTCGACGCCCGACGGCAACTCGATCTACATGTGGAGCTACAGCAACAGCTCGCGCGGCTTCCAGCTCCCGGGGCCGACGCTCTGCGTGACCGCCGGGCTGCCCGTCACCGTGATCCTGCACAACACCCTGCCCGAGGCCACGTCGATCGTCTTCCCGGGCCAGAAGAACGTGAAGGCGAACGGCAACCCGGCCCAGCCCCAGCTCGACCCGGGTGGCTCGCTGACGTCGCTCGTGCAAGGGGCCGAGGCCCGGAACGGCTCGGTGACCTACACGTTCACGCCCGGCAGCCCGGGCACCTACCTCTACGAGAGCGGCACGGACGCGAACAAGCAGCTCCAGATGGGGCTGTACGGCGCACTGGTCGTCCGGCCGAGCGGCCACCCCGACCAGGTCAACGACCGCGCCGACTCGGTGTTCAGCCCGGCGCACGAGTACGTGTTCCTGCTGTCGGAGATCGACCCCGACCTGCACCTGGCGGTCGAGCGGTCCCAGCCCGTCCGCTGGGCGACGTTCCACCCGCGGTACTACCTGATCAACGGCCGGAGCATGCCGGACACGCTCGCCCCGAACTACGCGTCCTGGCTGCCGAACCAGCCGTACGGCGCGTTCGTGCACATCCGTCAGTGGGACGCGACGAGCAACCCGCTGCCCGCCGTCATCCGCTACCTCAACGCGGGCACGGTCAACTACCCGTTCCACCCGCACGGCAGCGACGAGCGCGTCGTCAACAAGGACGGCCGCACGCTCGCGGGCCCGGCAGGTCAGGACCTGTCCTACGAGAAGTTCGACCTCGACGTCCAGCCCGGGCAGACGGTCGACGCGCTCATGGACTGGCGCGACGTCGAGCAGTGGGACGCCGCGACCAACCCGATCCCGACGCAGATCCCGGCCATCACCGACCAGCTCCTCGTGGGCACGGACACGTGGTTCAGCGAGAGCCCGTACCTCGGCACCAAGAACGCGTTGCCGCCGACCATCACGTCGAACAACGAGTGCGGCGAGTACTACCACATCGCCCACAGCCACGCCCTGCAGCAGGCCACCAACTACGGCGCGACCTTCGGAGGGATGATGACGGTCTTCCGCATCGATCCTCTCGCCGGTTGCCTGGCGAAATGA
- a CDS encoding multicopper oxidase domain-containing protein yields MNVNASPQGPSRRSVLFGGVGLASAALFGGRVLDAPRAAAAPSRAAAAAVAHPQKQLHLAGTDGWVSMPQGAPADPPFYPDALAPNPFDTYVFGFRDVTGMTSTQIAAQRGKAQISAPILAFDEEDDITITLTNLGLLQRPDLFDGHTLHWHGFVNAIPLFDGVPELSLAVPVGRDLSYFYRPHDAGTYMYHCHFEDVEHVQMGMTGMVLVRPKQNLTPVGTDPVGSKYAYNDGDGSTRYDREFTFMLTELWSAAHYRDAHIQVSDWTDYDPSFWLLNGRGYPDTVQPNGNPNLSAAGRLQYQPISSLVTCNAGERVLLRMSNLGYQNHAMSVDAIDLQVVAKDANLLKGRDGTTNYLTTSSVDVGPGESRDVIFVAPGPGEYLLYDRQYSYLDNGGGAGYGGMMTKILVGPPGTYGPQTVVNA; encoded by the coding sequence ATGAACGTCAATGCCTCGCCCCAGGGACCCTCTCGCCGGTCCGTCCTCTTCGGTGGCGTCGGTCTTGCCAGCGCCGCCCTGTTCGGGGGTCGGGTCCTTGACGCGCCGCGGGCGGCGGCGGCCCCCAGTCGCGCGGCGGCGGCCGCCGTGGCCCACCCCCAGAAGCAGCTGCACCTCGCGGGGACGGACGGCTGGGTCTCGATGCCGCAGGGCGCACCGGCGGACCCGCCGTTCTACCCCGACGCGCTCGCGCCGAACCCCTTCGACACCTACGTGTTCGGGTTCCGCGACGTCACGGGCATGACCTCGACCCAGATCGCCGCGCAGCGCGGCAAGGCGCAGATCAGCGCGCCGATCCTCGCGTTCGACGAGGAGGACGACATCACGATCACGCTGACGAACCTGGGGCTGCTGCAGCGACCGGACCTCTTCGACGGGCACACCCTGCACTGGCACGGCTTCGTCAACGCGATCCCGCTGTTCGACGGCGTCCCGGAGCTCTCCCTCGCGGTCCCCGTCGGCCGCGACCTGTCCTACTTCTACCGCCCGCACGACGCCGGGACGTACATGTACCACTGCCACTTCGAGGACGTCGAGCACGTGCAGATGGGCATGACGGGCATGGTCCTGGTGCGGCCCAAGCAGAACCTGACGCCGGTCGGCACGGACCCCGTCGGCTCGAAGTACGCCTACAACGACGGCGACGGCTCGACGCGCTATGACCGCGAGTTCACGTTCATGCTCACCGAGCTGTGGTCGGCCGCGCACTACCGCGACGCCCACATCCAGGTCAGCGACTGGACGGACTACGACCCGAGCTTCTGGCTGCTCAACGGGCGCGGCTACCCGGACACGGTCCAGCCCAACGGGAACCCGAACCTGAGCGCGGCCGGTCGCCTGCAGTACCAGCCGATCTCGTCGCTCGTGACGTGCAACGCGGGCGAGCGCGTGCTGCTGCGGATGTCCAACCTGGGCTACCAGAACCACGCGATGTCGGTCGACGCCATCGACCTGCAGGTCGTCGCCAAGGACGCGAACCTGCTCAAGGGCCGCGACGGCACCACGAACTACCTGACGACCAGCTCCGTCGACGTGGGCCCCGGGGAGAGTCGCGACGTGATCTTCGTCGCTCCCGGCCCGGGGGAGTACCTGCTGTACGACCGGCAGTACTCCTACCTCGACAACGGCGGCGGCGCCGGCTACGGCGGCATGATGACGAAGATCCTCGTCGGGCCGCCGGGCACCTACGGACCCCAGACCGTCGTGAACGCGTGA